Proteins co-encoded in one Kribbella qitaiheensis genomic window:
- a CDS encoding glutathionylspermidine synthase family protein, producing MTLTDDYLAAAADRGPKPGEIHAAVTDAVSASSYSGRSLSRPVFLEREAFDELNADLEVLYAAITGLKDRLYDGDLTAFARAIGLSDLQARVVARGSTAAPSRLCRADLYRDADGFHLLELNTGSTAGGVDNQMLNRAMLELPFVKEFVAEHDLVYLDTMDELVQTIIAEGKLSEGKPFVVIADFPDSYPELEEQLHKGAAELAKYGVDATACSVDSLELRDDDHLYLDGRRVDTIYRLFMLEDLLKPGAVELFEPVLRAAELGNVSIFTTLDAELYGSKGALALVSDEANRHLYSEEELVRLDRILPWTRLVRPGTVTVDGEQRELTEYALAHREQLVLKPTTLHGGQGVVLGWQTDEESWKSRLAAAMDSPHILQRRIDPVPELFPTDDGVEPWVLVWGAFLVARGAGGLWIRGSRGVDGTVVNLGNGALGTCCFHER from the coding sequence ATGACGCTGACCGATGACTACCTTGCCGCGGCCGCCGATCGTGGCCCGAAACCCGGTGAGATCCACGCCGCTGTGACCGACGCCGTTTCGGCCAGCTCGTACAGCGGTCGCTCGCTGTCGCGTCCGGTGTTCCTCGAACGAGAGGCCTTCGACGAGCTGAACGCCGACCTGGAGGTGCTGTACGCCGCCATCACCGGGCTCAAGGATCGCCTGTACGACGGGGATCTGACCGCCTTCGCCCGGGCGATCGGGCTGTCCGACCTGCAGGCGCGGGTGGTGGCGCGGGGGAGCACGGCCGCTCCGAGCCGGCTGTGCCGCGCCGACCTGTACCGCGACGCGGACGGCTTCCATCTCCTGGAGCTGAACACCGGCAGCACGGCCGGCGGGGTCGACAACCAGATGCTGAACCGGGCCATGCTCGAACTGCCGTTCGTGAAGGAGTTCGTCGCGGAGCACGACCTCGTCTACCTGGACACCATGGACGAGCTGGTCCAGACGATCATTGCCGAGGGCAAGCTGTCCGAAGGGAAACCGTTCGTCGTCATCGCGGACTTCCCCGACAGCTACCCGGAGCTCGAGGAGCAACTGCACAAGGGCGCCGCCGAGCTCGCGAAGTACGGGGTCGACGCCACCGCCTGCTCGGTGGACAGCCTCGAACTCCGCGACGACGACCACCTCTACCTGGACGGCCGCCGGGTCGACACGATCTACCGGCTGTTCATGCTCGAGGACCTGCTCAAACCGGGCGCGGTCGAACTCTTCGAGCCGGTACTGCGGGCCGCCGAGCTGGGGAACGTGTCGATCTTCACCACGCTGGATGCCGAGCTCTACGGCAGCAAAGGCGCGCTCGCCCTGGTCTCGGACGAGGCGAACCGGCACCTGTACTCCGAGGAGGAACTGGTCCGCCTCGACCGGATCCTGCCCTGGACCCGGTTGGTCAGGCCAGGAACGGTGACTGTCGACGGCGAGCAGCGCGAGCTGACGGAGTACGCCCTCGCCCACCGGGAGCAGTTGGTGCTCAAGCCGACCACGTTGCACGGTGGGCAAGGCGTGGTGCTCGGCTGGCAGACGGACGAGGAGAGCTGGAAGAGCCGGCTCGCGGCCGCGATGGACTCGCCGCACATCCTGCAGCGCCGGATCGATCCGGTGCCGGAGCTGTTCCCGACCGACGACGGGGTCGAGCCATGGGTCCTGGTCTGGGGTGCGTTCCTGGTCGCGCGCGGTGCCGGCGGGCTATGGATCCGGGGTTCGCGCGGGGTCGACGGCACCGTCGTCAACCTCGGCAACGGCGCCCTCGGGACCTGTTGCTTCCACGAGCGGTGA
- the rsmA gene encoding 16S rRNA (adenine(1518)-N(6)/adenine(1519)-N(6))-dimethyltransferase RsmA, with translation MRSLAASLGLRPTKQRGQNFVIDPNTVRRIVRAAELAPAGETVLEIGPGLGSLTLALLAEGHRVTAVEIDPVLAAALPGTVSEFAPGQASALTVVEADAMAVSAEEIGAPDACVANLPYNVSVPVLLHLLAIAPTMRHGLVMVQSEVADRLAAPPGSRTYGVPSAKAAWYAEVRRAGPIGRNVFWPAPNVDSGLVAFSRRPAPETVATREEVFAVIEGAFSQRRKTIRSALARWMPDRARLDAVFKAAGIDPMLRGEMLGIEDFARIAGAAHQGQGATPDQ, from the coding sequence GTGCGTTCACTGGCCGCCTCGCTCGGGCTCCGGCCCACCAAGCAGCGCGGCCAGAACTTCGTCATCGACCCGAACACCGTTCGCCGGATCGTCCGCGCGGCCGAGCTGGCTCCGGCCGGTGAGACGGTGCTGGAGATCGGTCCGGGGCTCGGATCGCTCACGCTCGCATTGCTTGCCGAGGGTCACCGCGTCACCGCGGTCGAGATCGATCCGGTGCTGGCCGCGGCCCTGCCCGGCACTGTTTCCGAGTTCGCGCCGGGGCAGGCCTCCGCGCTGACTGTCGTCGAGGCGGACGCGATGGCCGTTTCGGCTGAGGAAATCGGCGCTCCTGACGCCTGCGTGGCCAACCTGCCGTACAACGTCTCCGTGCCGGTCCTGCTGCACCTGCTCGCGATCGCCCCGACGATGCGGCACGGCCTCGTCATGGTCCAGTCAGAGGTCGCGGACCGCCTCGCCGCGCCGCCCGGCTCCCGGACGTACGGCGTACCGTCCGCCAAAGCCGCCTGGTACGCCGAGGTGCGCCGCGCCGGGCCGATCGGGCGGAACGTGTTCTGGCCCGCCCCGAACGTCGATTCCGGATTGGTTGCCTTCTCGCGGCGTCCCGCCCCGGAGACTGTGGCGACCCGCGAGGAGGTTTTCGCCGTCATCGAGGGCGCTTTCTCGCAACGCCGCAAAACTATCCGCTCGGCGCTGGCCCGCTGGATGCCGGACCGCGCCCGCCTCGACGCGGTGTTCAAGGCAGCCGGCATCGATCCGATGCTTCGCGGCGAGATGCTCGGCATCGAAGACTTCGCCCGCATCGCCGGCGCCGCCCACCAGGGGCAGGGCGCCACTCCCGACCAGTGA
- the rox gene encoding rifampin monooxygenase: MLAAELRLHDVRVLVLEKETEPVSFARLVGLHIRSVELMAMRGLLDRLLDHGRQRPAGGFFAAIAKPAPEGLDSAHAYLLGIPQPVIVRLLEEHAIQLGAQVRRGCAVVDFEQDDEGVTVELADGEQLRSRYLVGCDGGPSTVRKRLGVGFPGEPSRNETLMGEMEVGVPQEEIAAKVAEIYETHKTFSLRPFGEGIYRVVVPVAGVSDRAEPPTLENFRRQLRTIAGTDFGVHSPRWLSRFGDATRLADRYRVGRVLLAGDAAHIHPPTGGQGLNLGVQDAFNLGWKLAAQIRGWAPETLLDTYQAERHPVAADVLDNTRAQMELLSTEPGPQAVRRLLTELMDFDEVNRYLIEKITAISIRYDLGEGPDLLGRRLRDLDLKQGHLYDLLHHGRGLLLDRTEHLTVGAWSDRVDYLADPTAALDAPCVLLRPDGHVAWLGDNQQDLNTHLTRWFGNPAN; encoded by the coding sequence ATGCTGGCCGCCGAGCTGCGGCTGCACGATGTGCGGGTACTCGTGCTGGAGAAGGAAACCGAGCCGGTGTCGTTCGCCCGCTTGGTCGGTCTGCATATTCGCAGTGTCGAGCTGATGGCGATGCGCGGGCTGCTGGATCGCCTGCTCGACCACGGAAGACAGCGTCCGGCGGGCGGGTTCTTCGCTGCCATCGCCAAACCCGCGCCCGAGGGCCTGGATTCCGCGCACGCCTATCTGCTCGGCATCCCGCAGCCCGTCATTGTTCGCCTGCTCGAAGAACATGCGATCCAGCTGGGTGCGCAGGTACGGCGCGGTTGTGCGGTGGTCGATTTCGAGCAGGACGACGAGGGCGTGACCGTCGAGCTGGCCGACGGCGAGCAGTTGCGTTCGCGCTATCTCGTCGGCTGTGACGGCGGGCCCAGCACGGTGCGCAAACGGCTCGGTGTGGGCTTCCCCGGCGAGCCCTCGCGGAACGAGACGCTGATGGGCGAGATGGAAGTGGGTGTACCGCAGGAGGAAATCGCTGCCAAGGTGGCCGAAATCTACGAGACCCACAAGACCTTCAGTCTCAGACCGTTCGGCGAGGGGATCTACCGCGTCGTAGTACCCGTCGCGGGAGTCAGCGATCGTGCGGAACCGCCCACCCTCGAGAACTTCAGACGACAGCTGCGCACCATTGCAGGAACCGATTTCGGCGTGCATTCCCCGCGCTGGTTGTCCCGCTTCGGGGATGCCACCCGGCTGGCCGATCGTTATCGGGTCGGGCGGGTGCTGCTGGCCGGCGATGCGGCCCACATTCATCCGCCCACCGGCGGACAGGGCCTCAACCTGGGCGTTCAGGACGCCTTCAACCTCGGCTGGAAACTGGCCGCACAGATCCGCGGCTGGGCGCCGGAAACACTCCTGGACACCTACCAGGCCGAACGTCATCCGGTCGCCGCGGACGTGCTGGACAACACCCGCGCGCAGATGGAACTGCTCTCCACCGAACCGGGCCCGCAAGCCGTACGCAGGCTGCTCACCGAACTGATGGACTTCGACGAGGTGAACCGCTATCTGATCGAGAAGATCACCGCGATCAGCATCCGCTACGACTTGGGCGAAGGGCCCGACCTACTCGGCCGCCGCCTACGCGACCTCGACCTGAAACAGGGCCACCTCTACGACCTGCTGCACCACGGCCGCGGCCTGCTCCTGGACCGCACCGAACACCTGACCGTCGGCGCCTGGTCAGACCGGGTCGACTACCTCGCGGACCCCACTGCAGCACTGGACGCTCCCTGCGTACTACTACGCCCCGACGGCCACGTCGCCTGGCTCGGCGACAACCAGCAGGACCTGAACACCCACCTCACCCGCTGGTTCGGCAACCCCGCCAACTGA
- a CDS encoding class I tRNA ligase family protein produces MSTSTRTGVTVVIVPPATANGPMHVGHLSGPYLAADIAARAARARGERVVTTAGFDVHQNWVLTRAERDGVDVEKLAASFREEIIAALDAARIQYDVFLNPQSEDYQRGVTTLAADLTAAGRFPMRKLTLLACSDCKRTLHQSYVVGICCWCGSEAAGGGCEGCGGYTSAENLVDPKCNRCGGAPRSFLATVPVLPMEDYREAIIEVWLRAELPDRARKIVAHYLENRLPDVPIAYPTNWGLAGVGPHEGLRLEVYAEVGLSTLHGVAQGIKPGTLGLEATAEAWSEVDSLWHFNGIDNGFYFALFWPALYLAAGVPPEAFGGAQVNEFYTLDGEKFSTSRNHAIWANDFLTEEDVDVVRLYLAWDRPDRFASNFTLSSYREFEAYVRPLLDSARESSPDDTGDHPLPPTLAEADVTRGMAALKPRGFDPALAVRAVLTGMAASAPGVEALLQILTGR; encoded by the coding sequence ATGAGTACCTCCACGAGAACCGGTGTCACCGTTGTCATCGTTCCGCCGGCCACCGCCAACGGACCGATGCACGTAGGTCACCTCTCCGGGCCCTATCTGGCCGCGGACATCGCCGCCCGCGCCGCCCGCGCCCGCGGCGAACGGGTCGTCACCACAGCCGGGTTCGACGTCCATCAGAACTGGGTGCTGACCCGGGCCGAGCGCGACGGCGTCGATGTCGAGAAGCTGGCCGCCTCGTTCCGCGAGGAGATCATCGCCGCGCTGGATGCCGCCAGAATCCAGTACGACGTGTTCCTGAACCCGCAGAGCGAGGACTACCAGCGCGGCGTCACCACCCTCGCCGCCGACCTCACCGCGGCCGGCCGTTTCCCGATGCGCAAGCTCACCTTGCTCGCGTGCTCCGACTGCAAGCGGACCCTGCATCAGTCGTACGTCGTCGGCATCTGCTGCTGGTGCGGATCGGAAGCGGCGGGCGGCGGCTGCGAAGGGTGCGGCGGCTACACGTCGGCCGAGAATCTGGTGGATCCCAAGTGCAACCGTTGCGGCGGAGCGCCCCGGTCGTTCCTCGCGACCGTGCCGGTGCTGCCGATGGAGGACTACCGCGAGGCGATCATCGAGGTCTGGCTCCGCGCCGAACTCCCCGACCGCGCTCGCAAGATCGTTGCCCATTACCTGGAGAACCGGCTTCCCGACGTACCGATCGCCTATCCGACGAACTGGGGTCTGGCCGGCGTCGGACCGCATGAAGGTCTGCGGCTCGAGGTGTATGCCGAGGTCGGTCTCAGCACGCTGCACGGGGTGGCGCAGGGGATCAAACCGGGGACGCTCGGGTTGGAGGCGACCGCGGAGGCGTGGTCCGAGGTCGACTCGCTCTGGCACTTCAACGGGATCGACAACGGGTTCTACTTCGCGCTCTTCTGGCCGGCGCTGTACCTGGCCGCCGGCGTGCCGCCCGAGGCGTTCGGCGGGGCGCAGGTGAACGAGTTCTACACGCTCGACGGGGAGAAGTTCTCGACCAGCCGCAACCATGCGATCTGGGCCAACGACTTCCTCACGGAGGAGGACGTCGACGTCGTCCGCCTCTACCTGGCCTGGGATCGCCCGGACCGCTTCGCCAGCAACTTCACTCTGTCGTCCTACCGCGAGTTCGAGGCCTATGTACGCCCCCTCCTCGACAGCGCCAGAGAGTCCTCGCCCGACGACACCGGAGATCATCCGCTGCCGCCGACGCTCGCCGAGGCGGACGTGACTCGCGGCATGGCTGCCTTGAAGCCACGCGGTTTCGACCCGGCGCTCGCCGTACGGGCCGTACTGACCGGGATGGCAGCGAGTGCACCCGGCGTCGAGGCGCTCCTCCAGATCCTGACCGGGCGATGA
- a CDS encoding XRE family transcriptional regulator: MEFASLLTRHRRSAGLTQEMLAEQAKMSSQAISALERGVRQFPRRATVTALADALKLPPQARDTFIAAAARPRGPRQETAAPATTTPYQLPTPVADFTGREAELEQLIETLSGHGIVAAAVVGMGGVGKTAFALRAAHAVLDRFPDGQLFLNLQSHGPGEPMSQVDALTYLLRGLGLPPDQVPRDPDLAAGRLRTILAERRVLLILDDAQNAEQIQRMLPGTGGSGVIITSRREFVGVAFPVLRLAVLPPAEGLELLRRIASAERIDADPAAAEAVLSACGYLPLAIRIVAGRLVTRPAWPLKHLADLLADERHRLDQLSRTDHGVRASFALSMRQLVRSTNELETQAADVFDRLGIAQVDELSIDLVARLLDLPQRRAGVLLEQLCDLHLLEPVAPGRYRFHDLLRTYARERAIDRISPADQATALTRIVDLCAAVAWHCVDLGHPNSARAPWFDPRPTDQTWLPAAGDLSSTLAWLDRERAQLVALTIQAAGTPGVPGRSVLRLVIGLVAFYITRGHWLDWLRVIRVAVEVAVAESDRGAEAILRNDLGLVLSDVALYGTGDYSDSVAELERSLAAFEDLSDLPGMAMALANLSHVLERAQDYDDAIVYAERALSCYIELHDPAGEATALINLGQLHGNLDHATEERECFDRSIALSSSHGHQRALSIVLLRSGISYLSAGEAGLAAAHLQGSVEGFESLGNQVGLAEALVELGRAYEALGNRKTAIEHYTDAYELAQYYDDGVRREAALRSLQRLSSPLVEATGPEGAVAEVDDGAVDPARTPDP; this comes from the coding sequence GTGGAGTTCGCCAGCCTGCTGACCCGCCATCGACGCTCGGCCGGGCTGACCCAGGAGATGCTCGCTGAGCAGGCCAAGATGAGCAGCCAGGCGATCAGTGCGCTCGAACGTGGGGTCCGCCAGTTTCCCCGCCGGGCGACCGTGACGGCACTGGCCGACGCGCTGAAACTGCCACCCCAGGCACGCGACACCTTCATCGCCGCGGCGGCCCGGCCCCGCGGACCTCGTCAGGAGACAGCCGCTCCGGCGACTACGACCCCGTACCAGCTCCCCACGCCGGTCGCTGACTTCACCGGCCGGGAGGCGGAGCTCGAGCAGCTGATCGAGACTCTGTCCGGCCACGGAATCGTCGCCGCGGCGGTCGTCGGCATGGGCGGCGTGGGCAAGACCGCCTTCGCGCTCCGGGCGGCCCACGCCGTGCTCGACCGGTTCCCGGACGGTCAGCTGTTCCTGAACCTGCAGAGTCATGGTCCGGGTGAGCCGATGAGTCAGGTAGACGCACTGACCTACCTGCTCCGCGGCCTCGGCCTGCCCCCTGACCAGGTGCCCCGGGATCCGGACCTGGCCGCCGGCCGGTTACGCACGATCCTGGCCGAGCGCCGGGTCCTGCTGATCCTCGACGACGCGCAGAACGCCGAGCAGATCCAGCGGATGCTGCCGGGAACCGGCGGCTCGGGCGTGATCATCACCAGCCGACGGGAGTTCGTGGGCGTCGCGTTTCCGGTGCTGCGGCTCGCCGTGCTGCCCCCGGCCGAGGGTCTCGAACTGCTCCGCCGGATCGCGTCGGCCGAACGGATCGATGCCGATCCCGCGGCGGCCGAGGCCGTTCTGTCCGCCTGCGGCTACCTGCCACTCGCGATCCGGATCGTGGCCGGCCGGCTGGTGACCCGGCCGGCCTGGCCGCTCAAGCATCTGGCCGACCTGCTCGCGGACGAGAGGCACCGGCTGGACCAATTGAGCCGCACCGACCACGGCGTACGGGCCAGCTTCGCGCTGTCGATGCGGCAGCTGGTCCGCAGTACGAACGAGCTCGAAACGCAGGCCGCGGACGTGTTCGACCGGCTCGGGATCGCCCAGGTCGACGAGTTGTCCATCGACCTGGTGGCGCGGCTGCTCGATCTTCCGCAGCGCCGCGCGGGCGTCCTGCTCGAACAGCTCTGCGACCTGCATCTGCTCGAGCCGGTCGCGCCGGGCCGGTACAGATTCCACGACCTGCTCCGGACCTACGCGCGGGAGCGGGCCATCGACCGGATCAGCCCAGCGGACCAGGCGACGGCGCTCACCCGGATAGTCGACCTCTGCGCGGCCGTCGCCTGGCACTGCGTCGATCTGGGCCATCCGAACTCCGCCCGGGCGCCCTGGTTCGATCCGCGGCCGACGGACCAGACCTGGCTACCCGCCGCCGGCGATCTGAGCTCGACCCTCGCCTGGCTCGATCGCGAACGGGCCCAACTGGTGGCGCTGACGATCCAGGCGGCCGGTACGCCGGGTGTCCCCGGCCGGTCCGTACTCCGGTTGGTGATCGGGCTGGTCGCCTTCTACATCACCCGCGGACACTGGCTCGACTGGCTGCGCGTCATCCGCGTCGCGGTCGAGGTGGCTGTCGCCGAGAGCGATCGGGGCGCGGAAGCCATCCTCCGCAACGATCTGGGGCTGGTCCTGTCGGATGTCGCGCTCTACGGGACGGGCGACTACAGCGATTCGGTTGCCGAGCTCGAGCGCAGCCTGGCGGCGTTCGAGGACCTGAGCGACCTGCCCGGTATGGCGATGGCCCTCGCGAACCTCAGCCACGTGCTGGAGCGGGCCCAGGACTACGACGACGCGATCGTCTACGCGGAACGCGCCTTGAGCTGCTACATCGAACTGCACGACCCGGCCGGCGAGGCGACCGCACTGATCAACCTCGGCCAACTGCACGGCAACCTCGATCACGCGACCGAGGAGCGGGAGTGCTTCGACCGCAGCATCGCGCTGAGCAGTTCGCACGGGCATCAACGGGCACTGTCCATCGTCCTGCTCAGATCCGGCATCAGCTATCTGAGTGCCGGTGAGGCGGGCCTCGCGGCGGCCCACCTGCAGGGCAGCGTCGAAGGCTTCGAGTCCCTCGGCAATCAGGTCGGCCTGGCCGAGGCACTCGTCGAACTAGGGCGCGCCTACGAGGCGCTGGGCAACCGGAAGACGGCGATCGAGCACTACACCGACGCTTACGAGCTCGCCCAGTACTACGACGACGGCGTACGCCGGGAAGCCGCGCTCAGGTCGCTCCAGCGCCTGAGCTCACCGCTCGTGGAAGCAACAGGTCCCGAGGGCGCCGTTGCCGAGGTTGACGACGGTGCCGTCGACCCCGCGCGAACCCCGGATCCATAG
- a CDS encoding GTP-binding protein: MKTLTMGILAHVDAGKTSLTERLLYAAGVIDAVGRVDDGSTTTDSMELERRRGITIRSAVVSFELGDLTVNLIDTPGHSDFIAEVERALSVLDGAVLVISAVEGVQVQTRLLMRTLTRLRIPTLLFVNKIDRMGARYDELLADIARLLTPSAVPMGAVRDLGTRAAQYEEFPLVHKGLGEALAERNDSFLASYLDDTLTSADYRRELFEQVRHLQVHPVYFGSAMTGVGVPEVIDGIREWLPRATDLPGDPLQAAVFKVERGPAGEKIASARIFAGELHARQVVDVHRVAASYEAKPTSIRVFERGATTPVDAAEAGRIVALRGLKEIQIGDQIGTAVARDGHFFAPPTLETMVRPVHGADRTKLFLALQQLAEQDPLIQVRKNEEISVSLYGEVQKEVIAALLDSEYGLAVSFSETTPIHVERPIGIGSAQREMGDPGNLWAAAVGFQVSPAPVGSGLDYRLEVELGGLPRAFHTAIEETVRQTLLQGLFGWEVVDCRVELIRTGYSSPVTVAADFRRLVPLVLMQALQEAGTRVQEPVNHFELDLPSDAVSPVLGKLAEAGATVQDTTVGQGTARFAGSIPAGRVHTFETQLPGLTHGEGILLTTFDAFRPVSGVPPTHPRTDGNPLNQKQYLLHLNQA; encoded by the coding sequence TTGAAAACCCTGACGATGGGCATTTTGGCGCATGTTGACGCCGGCAAGACCAGCCTGACCGAACGACTGCTGTACGCAGCCGGCGTGATCGACGCCGTCGGCCGTGTGGACGACGGCAGTACCACGACCGACTCGATGGAGCTCGAACGCCGTCGCGGTATCACCATCCGCTCCGCCGTGGTCTCGTTCGAGCTCGGCGACCTGACGGTGAACCTGATCGACACTCCGGGCCACTCCGACTTCATCGCCGAGGTCGAGCGCGCGCTGTCCGTTCTGGATGGTGCGGTGCTGGTGATCTCGGCCGTCGAAGGAGTCCAGGTCCAGACCCGGCTGTTGATGCGCACGCTGACCCGGTTGCGCATCCCCACCTTGCTGTTCGTGAACAAGATCGACCGGATGGGAGCCCGGTACGACGAGTTGCTCGCCGACATCGCGCGACTCCTCACCCCGTCCGCGGTGCCGATGGGTGCCGTTCGCGATCTCGGCACCCGCGCCGCGCAGTACGAGGAGTTTCCGCTTGTGCACAAGGGACTTGGGGAAGCCCTTGCTGAGCGCAACGATTCGTTCCTGGCCAGTTATCTCGACGACACCCTCACTTCGGCCGACTACCGCCGCGAGCTCTTCGAGCAGGTGCGGCACTTGCAGGTGCACCCCGTGTACTTCGGGTCAGCGATGACCGGCGTCGGCGTACCCGAAGTGATCGACGGCATTCGTGAGTGGTTGCCGCGTGCAACTGATCTGCCTGGAGATCCCTTACAGGCCGCGGTTTTCAAGGTCGAACGCGGACCAGCGGGGGAGAAGATCGCGTCCGCCCGGATCTTCGCCGGTGAACTCCACGCGCGCCAGGTGGTGGACGTCCACCGCGTAGCGGCGTCGTACGAGGCCAAGCCGACGTCGATCAGGGTGTTCGAGCGTGGCGCCACGACTCCGGTCGACGCTGCCGAAGCAGGCCGGATCGTTGCGCTACGTGGGCTGAAGGAGATCCAGATCGGCGATCAGATCGGTACCGCGGTCGCTCGCGATGGTCACTTCTTCGCACCACCGACCCTGGAAACGATGGTCCGGCCGGTGCACGGAGCCGACCGGACGAAGCTGTTCCTGGCATTGCAGCAACTCGCCGAGCAGGATCCGCTGATCCAGGTTCGCAAGAACGAAGAGATCTCCGTCAGCCTGTACGGCGAAGTGCAGAAGGAGGTGATCGCCGCCTTGCTGGACAGTGAGTACGGGCTGGCGGTCAGCTTCAGCGAGACCACGCCGATCCATGTCGAACGCCCGATCGGAATCGGTTCGGCGCAACGCGAGATGGGTGATCCCGGCAACCTCTGGGCCGCCGCCGTCGGCTTCCAGGTCTCACCGGCGCCTGTCGGCAGCGGCCTCGATTACCGGCTTGAAGTCGAACTCGGCGGTCTGCCGCGGGCATTCCACACCGCTATCGAGGAAACGGTCCGGCAAACCTTGCTCCAAGGGCTTTTCGGCTGGGAGGTGGTGGATTGCCGGGTGGAACTCATTCGCACCGGCTACTCCAGTCCGGTGACGGTGGCGGCCGATTTCCGTCGGCTGGTCCCGCTGGTGCTGATGCAGGCTTTGCAAGAAGCCGGTACGCGGGTTCAGGAACCGGTGAACCATTTCGAACTGGACCTTCCGTCCGACGCGGTCTCGCCGGTCCTCGGCAAACTCGCGGAAGCCGGCGCGACAGTGCAGGACACAACTGTCGGGCAAGGGACAGCCCGGTTTGCGGGATCGATTCCAGCCGGCCGGGTGCACACCTTCGAAACCCAGCTTCCAGGCCTCACTCACGGCGAAGGCATCCTGCTCACCACCTTCGACGCCTTCCGCCCTGTCAGCGGTGTCCCACCGACCCATCCACGCACCGATGGCAACCCGCTCAACCAGAAGCAGTATCTGTTGCACCTCAACCAGGCCTGA
- a CDS encoding 4-(cytidine 5'-diphospho)-2-C-methyl-D-erythritol kinase, with protein sequence MRVPPNAQVTVRSPAKINLGLSVGPPRPDGFHPLATVYQAVALYDDVTATLRDDSAITVEVVGDFAVDVPADDSNLAVRAARMLQVEFDVEEGVDLTIRKTIPVAGGMAGGSTDAAATLVACNRLWGLGLSQSELERIAAELGSDVPFCLVGHTALGRGRGEQVTEVMSRGTFHWVFAIADGGLSTPAVYKELDRLRPLRRVESPEVRPELLSALLSGQSAALAVALSNDMQAAALSLRPELAATLQFGLDQGALAAMISGSGPTCLFLSTDSRRAVDLAVALAESGLCRMVRQAEGPVPGARVLPAPINR encoded by the coding sequence TTGCGCGTGCCACCAAATGCCCAGGTCACGGTGCGGTCGCCGGCCAAGATCAATCTCGGCCTGTCGGTCGGTCCGCCGCGCCCCGACGGGTTCCATCCGCTCGCGACGGTCTACCAGGCCGTTGCCCTGTACGACGACGTCACGGCGACCCTGCGCGACGACTCCGCCATCACCGTCGAGGTGGTCGGCGACTTCGCGGTCGACGTCCCCGCTGACGACTCCAACCTCGCGGTTCGGGCGGCTCGGATGCTCCAGGTCGAGTTCGACGTGGAGGAAGGCGTCGATCTGACCATCCGCAAGACCATCCCGGTCGCGGGTGGGATGGCCGGCGGCTCAACCGACGCCGCGGCGACCCTGGTGGCGTGCAACCGGCTCTGGGGACTTGGCTTGTCCCAGTCCGAGCTGGAACGGATCGCGGCGGAGCTCGGCAGCGACGTACCGTTCTGCCTGGTCGGCCACACCGCACTCGGCCGGGGTCGCGGTGAACAGGTCACCGAGGTGATGTCCCGCGGCACCTTCCACTGGGTCTTCGCGATCGCCGACGGCGGGCTCTCGACCCCGGCCGTCTACAAGGAACTCGACCGCCTCCGCCCGCTCCGCCGGGTCGAGTCGCCCGAAGTACGGCCTGAACTCCTGTCGGCTCTGCTGTCGGGTCAGTCGGCCGCCCTCGCGGTTGCCCTCAGCAACGACATGCAAGCGGCAGCCCTCTCACTGCGCCCCGAACTGGCCGCCACCCTCCAATTCGGCCTCGACCAGGGCGCCCTCGCGGCGATGATCTCCGGCTCCGGCCCCACCTGCCTCTTCCTCTCCACCGACAGCCGCCGAGCCGTGGACCTAGCCGTAGCACTAGCCGAATCCGGCCTCTGCCGAATGGTCCGCCAAGCCGAAGGCCCAGTCCCCGGCGCCCGAGTACTACCCGCCCCCATCAACCGCTAG